The genomic window AGCACCCGAATCGACACCCTGTCATTCTGAAGCGGCGCAGGAATCTCCTTGAGGCCATATTGGTGCCTGGGATTGAATGGTTGGGGTGAGTTTTTCTTTTTTGCTTTCGAAGCTTCTGCAATAGCGGTGCCGCGTTGACTGTTGTTGAACACAACCACCTGCCTTTTCAGGTCGTATTTGATCGGCAACCCACGGACGTTGAGCACAAAGTCGGCATCAGGTTTAATACGCAGGGTCATGTCGATCAATTCGGGGCTGAGACCGGCAAGTTCGGCGTTGATTTCTCCGAGCTTGCCGTGGTCGAAGGCATCTGATTTCACATACAGCCTTTCAATTTCTTTGACCGGATTACGTCTCAAAACGATTCCGCTATCCGTTGAATGAAGCGTAACTTCCGCCGGAAAGGACATCTGCTGGGTGAACGGCATATTGGCCTCGATGAACGGGCGGTAGAACTCTTTGCAATGAAGCCACCCGATGTGGACTACGCGATTATCCGGAGCGTTGTTGAAAACCTGTGCTGCATAGTAAGAATCGCCATAATCGAAACGGAGCGGTCTGTTATCCTCATCCCTTTCTCCGTACCCGTTCCATGATCTTCCGTCAAACACTCCTATCTCGTAGCGGGTTCCTGCATTTGAGATGACCCATCGAGTGTTGTTTACATTCCCATCTACGGGGATCTCATACATGTCGATACACTCTGCCGACTTGTCAGGGATATCCATTATGTATTCCCAATTCAGAAGATCTGTGGATTTCCACAGCCGAACCTCCCGCTTTTCTCCACCGACCATCATGATCGTCACGTAGAATTTCCCCGGTTTGTAATAAAAGATGCGCGGATCACGTTGTCCGGCAGCGTACCCTTCCTGAAACGGAATAACCGGCTTGCCGTCATTTATCTTTGTCCACGTCCGCCCTTTGTCAGTACTGTAAGCGCCTCCCTGGAAGAAGCCGTTCGGATTTGTCGCCGTATAGAGAGCGAAAAGGGTTTTTACATCACCTTTCTGTTTGCCGAGCGCATTATGTCTATCCACAACCGCCGAACCGGACCAGATGGCGTGAGGGCGGTCTCCACCGACAACGTTTGGATAGGGATTGATTGCATGTTGAAATTGAGTCCAATGGATCAGGTCGGTACTTTTTGCGTTTCCCCACGATTTTATTCCATTTTTGACGCCTTTGGCATAATGCTGGAAGTACATATGCCATTCACCATCATAGAAAACCATCCCGTTGGGATCGTTAAGCCAGCCCACCTGTGAGGTAAAGTGGAACTGAGGGCGTAGCGGTTGATTGTAGCCAACTTGTTGATACAACGGGAAGGTTGACCACTCATCTTCCAGTTGTACGTCCGATAACGGATTGCCGCGGTTGTCAAACGGGTAGTTGTATGGATTTTCAATTCCTCTACTGCTACTGGTTAAGCTCGTAACGGCGAACAGCAAAAGTAATACCTTATTCATTGTTGTTTCCTTCGAATGTTATCGTTTTTGTAATAAACCACCGGCTCACGATAGTTTCTCCTGCATATCTTCGAGCGAAACGCCCTTGGTCTCCGGCACCATGGTTTTGACCCAGACGAGCTGAAGTATCATCATGAAGCAGAAGAAACCGAAGATGACGGACGGCGGCAGTGCTTCGGCCATTTTCGGGAAAACAAAGGTCAGTGAGGCGGCGAAGAACCAGTGCGTAAAGCTGCCGAGCGACTGCCCGGCCGCACGGTTGCGGTTCGGGAAGATTTCGGAGATCAGCACCCAGATGACCGTGCCCTGGCCGATGGCGTGCGCGGCAATGAAGGCAAAGATGCAGAACGGGACAATCCCGAAGTTTTCCGCAGCAAACGCCCAGGTGCAGAGCCCCAGCGACGCGATGTAGCCGAACGAGCCGATATAGAGCAGGGTTCGGCGGCCCAGCCGGTCGATCAGGTAGAGCCCGACATAGGTGAAGACCAGGTTGGTCACCCCGATGCCTACTGACTGCAGCAGCGCGGCCTGCCCGCCGAGTCCGGTCCATTCAAAGATGCGCGGTGCAAAGTAGAGAATGGCGTTGATGCCGGAGAGCTGATTGAAAAAGGCCACAAAGAAAGCCAGCAGAATCGGGGTCTTGAGCCGCTTCGTGAAAAATTTTGCAGCGGTTTTTCGGTCGCCGACACTCTGCTCGACGCTGTCCGCCAGGGTTGACAGATTCGCATCGGTCATCTCCGGATTGATCTTGCGGAAAACCGCCATACCGGCATCGCGGTTGCCGGCATGGGTAATCAGCCAGCGCGGGCTTTCCGGCAGGCTGAAGCACATGAGAGAATAGACCAGCGCGGGCAGCGCTTCCACCCCCAGCATCCAGCGCCAGGCAACATCGGGATCCATGTATTTCCCGATGAAAAAGTTGGAGACAAAGGCCACCAGAATACCAAAAACAATATTAAACTGAAACAGCCCCGCCAGATGGCCGCGCCGCTCCGCCGGCGAGATTTCGGAAATATAAAGCGGCGAGGCCACCGTCGCGATCCCTACGCCCAAGCCGCCGACAAATCGCGATACCATGAAGAAGATCGGATCGGGCGCAACGCCCGAACCGACCGCAGAAACAAAATAGAGAACACCGATGGATAGCAATGTTTTGCGGCGCCCGAACTTTTCGGTCGGCCAGCCGCCGCACAGCGACCCGATCACCGTACCCCACAGCGCGGCGCTCATAGCCAGCCCGTGCAGGAACGGGGTCAGCGACCAGAGACTTTCAATCTTCTGCTCCGTACCGGAAATGACGATGGTGTCGAAGCCGAAAAGAAACCCGGCCAACGCGGAGGTCAGCGCCCAGAAAAACAGTTTTTTATTACGCATAAATCGTTCCTTTCAAATCATCAGGCAACTCAGGAGTGGCACTGTCCTGCGAACACACAAAGGTTGCTACGCGGTTTGCATGTGCATTGATTCCATCAAGACTCATGCCACAGAGCAGTCCCATGCAGAGGGTGGCCGTAAAAGAATCGCCCGCCCCGACACTGTTCAACGCGTCGCCGGGATACCCGGGATGGTCGCTGATGCCTTCCGAGGAAATTAAGAGGCTTCCTGCTGGCCCGCGTGTGTAGACCACCACGTCCAGATCAAACATCTTGCGTAACCTTTTCAGTTGCCACTCGACAGTACCCGAAATACGGAACATTTTTGCCAGCACCGGAAGTTCCTCATCACTCAGTTTGAGGATATTGCAGAAATTCAGTGACTCGCGGATAATTTCTTCCGTGTAGTACTGTTGCCTTAAATTGACATCAAAAATCCGGATTGACTCCGGTTTCATCGCAGCAAGAAACGTCCGAATGGTTTTGTTCGACATCCCGTTGCGCTGGGCGAGGGAACCGAAACAGACGGCATCCGCACGATGGGCCAGCGACAGCATTTCCCCGGTTAACGGAATGTAATCCCATGCCACCTGCTCTTTAATTACATATGCGGGCTTTCCGCATTTATCCACTGTAACATCCACCGTTCCGGTAGGGTGAACATCATCGACAGCAACGAAGTCTGCTGTAACCTGTTTTCCGACCAGAAAATCCAGGATGTCCGCTCCATAGACATCGCTGCCGACCGCGCTGACCGGATAGCCCTTCGCGCCCAACTGCTGGCAGTGGTAACAGA from Pontiella desulfatans includes these protein-coding regions:
- a CDS encoding sugar porter family MFS transporter — encoded protein: MRNKKLFFWALTSALAGFLFGFDTIVISGTEQKIESLWSLTPFLHGLAMSAALWGTVIGSLCGGWPTEKFGRRKTLLSIGVLYFVSAVGSGVAPDPIFFMVSRFVGGLGVGIATVASPLYISEISPAERRGHLAGLFQFNIVFGILVAFVSNFFIGKYMDPDVAWRWMLGVEALPALVYSLMCFSLPESPRWLITHAGNRDAGMAVFRKINPEMTDANLSTLADSVEQSVGDRKTAAKFFTKRLKTPILLAFFVAFFNQLSGINAILYFAPRIFEWTGLGGQAALLQSVGIGVTNLVFTYVGLYLIDRLGRRTLLYIGSFGYIASLGLCTWAFAAENFGIVPFCIFAFIAAHAIGQGTVIWVLISEIFPNRNRAAGQSLGSFTHWFFAASLTFVFPKMAEALPPSVIFGFFCFMMILQLVWVKTMVPETKGVSLEDMQEKLS
- a CDS encoding carbohydrate kinase family protein, which codes for MNELTVIGIGELLWDMFPEGKRLGGAPMNFCYHCQQLGAKGYPVSAVGSDVYGADILDFLVGKQVTADFVAVDDVHPTGTVDVTVDKCGKPAYVIKEQVAWDYIPLTGEMLSLAHRADAVCFGSLAQRNGMSNKTIRTFLAAMKPESIRIFDVNLRQQYYTEEIIRESLNFCNILKLSDEELPVLAKMFRISGTVEWQLKRLRKMFDLDVVVYTRGPAGSLLISSEGISDHPGYPGDALNSVGAGDSFTATLCMGLLCGMSLDGINAHANRVATFVCSQDSATPELPDDLKGTIYA
- a CDS encoding glycoside hydrolase family 32 protein, with translation MNKVLLLLFAVTSLTSSSRGIENPYNYPFDNRGNPLSDVQLEDEWSTFPLYQQVGYNQPLRPQFHFTSQVGWLNDPNGMVFYDGEWHMYFQHYAKGVKNGIKSWGNAKSTDLIHWTQFQHAINPYPNVVGGDRPHAIWSGSAVVDRHNALGKQKGDVKTLFALYTATNPNGFFQGGAYSTDKGRTWTKINDGKPVIPFQEGYAAGQRDPRIFYYKPGKFYVTIMMVGGEKREVRLWKSTDLLNWEYIMDIPDKSAECIDMYEIPVDGNVNNTRWVISNAGTRYEIGVFDGRSWNGYGERDEDNRPLRFDYGDSYYAAQVFNNAPDNRVVHIGWLHCKEFYRPFIEANMPFTQQMSFPAEVTLHSTDSGIVLRRNPVKEIERLYVKSDAFDHGKLGEINAELAGLSPELIDMTLRIKPDADFVLNVRGLPIKYDLKRQVVVFNNSQRGTAIAEASKAKKKNSPQPFNPRHQYGLKEIPAPLQNDRVSIRVLVDRASLEIFVNDGQAAGSFVIVPDAENRSIQLSGADGQSVESIVVNELKSIWGK